From Paenibacillus graminis, a single genomic window includes:
- a CDS encoding replication protein: MEGPQLEDGYTRVANEILEQVARRKFNATQLRIIMIIWRYTYGYRRKDHDFALTFLQQLTSLPASTVKREVGLLIKSAVLIVTQKETSVLPRRLSFNKHYEQWIIQKSGDEMEQEHDLFTSSEVSDLNPPESEDSEIRGIRFDTPEVSDLSPQVDVSRYQIRPPLKEIKILKKSFKEKIARFDDFYQNYPRKVSKDAAKKAWEKLCKIEGLDTDMVIQNTANFTETCKLLQTEKKYIPHPSTFLNQKRYEDYTVVDPEGLLKPAILETKNTGDVIDRAMQRELNNSGSDRRDGYSEVSPLGIPQLCD; this comes from the coding sequence ATGGAAGGGCCACAACTAGAGGATGGTTACACCAGGGTAGCTAATGAAATTTTGGAGCAGGTGGCAAGAAGGAAGTTCAACGCCACTCAGTTACGAATCATCATGATTATCTGGCGGTACACCTATGGTTACCGCCGGAAAGATCACGACTTTGCTCTAACGTTCCTGCAGCAGCTCACCAGCCTCCCTGCCAGTACTGTTAAGAGGGAGGTGGGGCTGCTGATTAAATCGGCAGTTCTCATAGTCACCCAGAAAGAAACGAGCGTGCTGCCCCGAAGGCTATCATTCAATAAACATTATGAGCAATGGATTATACAGAAAAGCGGTGATGAGATGGAACAGGAACATGACTTGTTTACGTCATCCGAGGTATCAGATTTGAACCCTCCAGAATCCGAAGATTCTGAAATCCGAGGTATCAGATTTGATACCCCCGAGGTATCAGATTTGAGCCCCCAAGTAGACGTTTCGAGGTATCAGATCCGACCCCCATTAAAAGAAATAAAGATCTTAAAGAAAAGCTTTAAAGAAAAAATAGCGAGGTTTGATGATTTCTATCAAAACTACCCTCGCAAGGTATCAAAGGATGCTGCAAAAAAGGCATGGGAGAAGCTGTGCAAAATCGAAGGTCTTGATACGGATATGGTCATACAGAATACCGCCAATTTCACGGAGACCTGCAAGCTGCTTCAAACGGAAAAGAAGTACATCCCACACCCTTCCACCTTTTTAAACCAGAAGCGTTATGAGGATTATACAGTGGTGGACCCGGAAGGCTTGCTGAAGCCCGCTATACTGGAAACCAAAAACACAGGCGATGTGATTGACCGCGCTATGCAGAGGGAGTTGAACAATAGTGGATCGGATCGGCGTGACGGCTATTCTGAAGTATCTCCGCTCGGCATACCGCAGCTTTGTGATTGA
- a CDS encoding cohesin domain-containing protein: MKKIKIILMFLLIFAAFPISNILAANEDLLSGKLFVSPNNKVSNLAYITDNKDSTTSWWTGIETIYYEFSEPVNISSGRFILNTSNSKAGVKLYDDTGAQIYYSNSSAGTYTIGALSNVKRIEVIGTYSNDFGGSSIADFKLYGSVTVPTPTPTVTPTPTATPTATPTPTPTPTPTATPTATPTPTATPTPTATPTATPTPTATPTPTATPTATPTPTATATATPTPALDPTLDVAIAPEKIGVGKEFTADISLKNVKDIYAEDFEIRYDNKLLQYLGFEEVTGYKVYNNPTDQNGSVRFVVASQGEEYGINKDTVVIKLKFKAKAIGTAVIDSTKARIADTKEEYDLKKDNCLEDSIIIEAADVNKSGQYTLLDLSIDARYFKYFAADVDPVKYNAQQAGDEYVNDDDLLFIVDQMLNNPDYQPNT; encoded by the coding sequence ATGAAGAAAATCAAAATAATATTAATGTTTTTGCTTATTTTCGCAGCTTTTCCTATTTCCAACATCTTAGCCGCAAATGAAGATTTATTGTCGGGCAAGTTATTTGTTTCACCTAATAATAAAGTTAGCAATCTAGCTTATATCACTGACAATAAAGACAGTACAACATCATGGTGGACTGGAATTGAAACTATTTATTATGAATTCTCTGAGCCAGTTAACATTTCTAGTGGTAGATTTATACTTAATACTTCAAACTCTAAAGCTGGAGTTAAATTATATGATGATACGGGAGCACAAATATATTATTCAAACTCTTCGGCTGGTACATATACCATTGGGGCGCTATCTAATGTAAAACGTATTGAGGTTATAGGTACATATTCCAACGACTTCGGTGGATCAAGCATTGCGGATTTTAAACTTTATGGATCTGTGACTGTTCCAACACCGACGCCAACAGTAACGCCTACACCTACAGCAACACCTACTGCAACACCAACACCAACACCAACACCAACACCGACAGCAACACCAACAGCAACACCAACACCTACTGCAACACCAACACCGACAGCAACACCGACAGCAACACCAACACCTACTGCAACACCAACACCGACAGCAACACCGACAGCAACACCAACACCGACAGCAACGGCAACAGCAACACCTACACCAGCGCTTGATCCTACTCTTGATGTAGCCATCGCTCCCGAAAAAATCGGTGTAGGCAAAGAGTTTACTGCTGATATTTCACTTAAGAACGTGAAGGATATTTATGCTGAAGACTTCGAAATCAGATATGACAATAAGCTTCTCCAATACCTAGGCTTTGAAGAAGTAACTGGCTATAAGGTATATAACAATCCAACCGATCAAAACGGTTCCGTTCGCTTTGTAGTAGCCAGCCAAGGCGAAGAATATGGTATTAACAAAGACACTGTAGTTATAAAACTTAAGTTTAAGGCTAAGGCTATAGGCACGGCGGTGATCGATTCTACGAAGGCAAGGATCGCAGACACAAAGGAAGAATATGATCTAAAAAAAGACAACTGCTTAGAGGACAGCATTATTATTGAGGCGGCTGACGTCAACAAATCAGGACAGTACACCCTACTCGATCTCTCAATTGATGCTAGATATTTCAAGTATTTCGCGGCTGATGTTGACCCTGTGAAGTACAACGCACAGCAAGCCGGTGATGAATACGTTAATGATGACGATCTACTCTTCATTGTGGATCAAATGTTAAACAATCCAGACTACCAGCCTAATACTTAA
- a CDS encoding ParB N-terminal domain-containing protein, with translation MLTPIKSINIGTRIREDMGDIAGLAESIQARGLLHPIIIDEAGNLIAGHRRLEAHKLLGREEVETRTLADLTEREKRLIELEENTKRKALTEFEASKNLTELAEAAKDVLREEFLPKIGNNPPEGGRPAKPDSEAKVAERLGVPRQTINDAKQHVNAVEKYPALENLNKIEAIITARDPEKAEQYQKAIEDFPQLAEAKVPVDLAISGAEKLRQAPPEMAKERLDKLTADEKKFELRKQLIDEQYRDAKIINNLIDAAVRIRGTVTEERMMNWMETRRDRSEIELSMSQVQGGIDEFQRLKDQMKAALKGPRRVGK, from the coding sequence TTGCTCACACCAATAAAGAGCATCAATATCGGTACTCGCATCCGGGAAGATATGGGCGACATCGCCGGATTGGCAGAGAGCATTCAAGCCCGTGGGCTGCTGCACCCCATCATCATTGATGAGGCTGGGAATCTAATCGCCGGACACCGCAGACTGGAAGCTCACAAGCTGCTGGGCCGGGAGGAAGTTGAGACCCGCACTCTGGCTGATTTAACAGAGAGGGAAAAGCGTCTGATCGAACTGGAGGAGAACACGAAGCGCAAGGCGTTGACAGAGTTTGAGGCATCAAAGAATCTTACAGAATTAGCTGAAGCGGCAAAGGATGTACTGAGAGAAGAGTTTTTGCCGAAGATCGGCAATAACCCCCCAGAGGGAGGTAGGCCAGCAAAACCTGATTCTGAAGCGAAGGTTGCTGAAAGGCTGGGCGTGCCCCGCCAAACTATCAATGATGCAAAACAGCATGTAAATGCAGTCGAAAAATACCCAGCGCTTGAGAACCTAAACAAGATCGAAGCCATCATTACAGCGCGTGATCCTGAAAAGGCAGAGCAGTATCAGAAGGCAATTGAAGACTTCCCGCAGCTTGCAGAAGCGAAGGTTCCAGTTGACTTAGCTATCAGTGGAGCTGAAAAGCTTCGCCAGGCACCGCCGGAGATGGCAAAGGAAAGACTGGATAAATTGACCGCCGACGAGAAGAAGTTTGAGCTTCGCAAGCAGTTGATTGATGAGCAATACAGGGACGCTAAGATCATAAACAACTTAATTGACGCTGCCGTGAGAATTCGCGGAACGGTGACAGAAGAACGAATGATGAATTGGATGGAGACTAGGCGTGATCGTAGTGAAATTGAGCTTAGCATGAGCCAGGTTCAAGGTGGAATCGACGAATTTCAAAGATTGAAAGATCAAATGAAGGCGGCACTAAAAGGCCCTCGAAGGGTGGGGAAATAA
- a CDS encoding replicative helicase loader/inhibitor — MDRIGVTAILKYLRSAYRSFVIDGNEIDAVITTWQDILQDIPNEVAYKAVRELCRVRPKFAPDPADIYLACIERETELTVYQIQQQEHEQRMLELKEYHENEQVGPPPEHVRQKLDAIFQKVRVTEDES; from the coding sequence GTGGATCGGATCGGCGTGACGGCTATTCTGAAGTATCTCCGCTCGGCATACCGCAGCTTTGTGATTGATGGCAATGAGATAGATGCGGTCATAACCACTTGGCAGGACATCCTTCAGGATATTCCAAATGAGGTGGCTTATAAAGCCGTGAGAGAACTTTGCAGGGTAAGACCAAAGTTTGCTCCAGACCCAGCAGATATATATCTAGCATGCATTGAGCGTGAGACGGAACTGACCGTCTACCAGATCCAGCAGCAGGAGCATGAGCAGCGCATGCTAGAGCTGAAGGAATATCACGAGAATGAGCAGGTCGGACCACCGCCGGAACATGTACGACAGAAACTCGATGCCATCTTCCAGAAAGTGCGGGTGACTGAGGATGAATCTTGA
- a CDS encoding PD-(D/E)XK nuclease-like domain-containing protein gives MTELLKLTKDNYFSLEASRAYMSVSQFKGFVPAYGGCEAAAMAKLAGEWEEPDKDALEEGKFIHAWNEGALEEFKANNPQMYSSRGATKGELKSNFKRCLTMIEVLESDPMVLKVLAGQKEVILTAELFGIQWKVMLDSYQPGIVFADLKAMKDMDSKHWNKEAQAYENFIEHYGYGLQMAVYAEVERKAKGRKPEEWLLPHMVVVTKQDPPDHEILFFDFDAIAASLRVVGNHIERVKQVKAGEVEPVPCGTCEYCRQTKKITRIKHFSELSLY, from the coding sequence ATGACCGAGCTGCTGAAACTGACCAAGGATAATTACTTTTCGCTGGAAGCCAGTAGGGCATATATGAGCGTCAGCCAGTTCAAAGGATTCGTCCCAGCCTACGGCGGCTGCGAGGCTGCTGCTATGGCGAAGCTGGCCGGAGAGTGGGAAGAACCCGATAAGGATGCGCTGGAAGAAGGTAAATTCATTCACGCATGGAACGAAGGCGCTCTTGAGGAATTCAAAGCGAATAACCCGCAGATGTACAGCAGCCGTGGTGCTACTAAAGGGGAACTCAAATCCAATTTCAAGAGATGCCTTACTATGATCGAGGTGCTTGAATCCGATCCAATGGTCCTCAAGGTGCTTGCCGGGCAGAAAGAGGTCATCCTGACGGCAGAGTTATTCGGTATCCAGTGGAAAGTGATGCTGGACAGTTATCAGCCAGGGATAGTATTTGCTGACCTGAAGGCTATGAAAGACATGGACAGCAAGCACTGGAATAAAGAGGCTCAGGCCTATGAAAATTTTATAGAGCACTATGGGTATGGCTTACAGATGGCAGTCTATGCCGAAGTTGAACGGAAGGCGAAGGGGCGTAAACCGGAGGAATGGCTGCTCCCGCATATGGTTGTTGTTACAAAGCAAGACCCGCCGGACCATGAAATCCTATTCTTCGATTTTGACGCCATTGCAGCAAGCCTTCGCGTTGTGGGCAATCATATCGAACGGGTGAAGCAGGTCAAGGCTGGGGAGGTCGAACCGGTACCGTGCGGTACGTGTGAGTACTGCAGGCAGACAAAGAAGATCACCCGGATTAAACACTTCTCTGAATTGAGTCTTTACTAA
- a CDS encoding cyclic lactone autoinducer peptide produces MIKKRIAHSLATVLSLVAFAFVNTASILYIHQPEVPEELLK; encoded by the coding sequence ATGATTAAAAAACGAATTGCCCATAGTCTGGCAACTGTTCTTTCCCTGGTTGCATTTGCATTTGTGAATACTGCAAGTATATTGTATATCCATCAACCTGAAGTGCCAGAAGAGTTATTGAAATAA
- a CDS encoding helix-turn-helix domain-containing protein: MRRKLTDVDKKLMEKMASNLKAVLEKQGITQKELSEKSGISTSAISEYANGKTLMTPSTVFLFAEKLGVANGDIDPRFRDTEKIKKDLPINLTGAALDELPIETLDIHNLTKNGIPLTEKQKKNLVKILNSALDLMDLE; this comes from the coding sequence GTGCGTAGAAAACTCACGGATGTAGATAAAAAACTTATGGAGAAAATGGCTAGTAACTTAAAGGCGGTTCTCGAGAAACAGGGAATAACTCAAAAAGAGCTATCTGAAAAGTCTGGAATTTCAACAAGTGCGATATCTGAATATGCAAACGGGAAAACACTAATGACTCCCAGTACAGTTTTTCTCTTCGCCGAGAAACTCGGAGTAGCCAATGGGGATATTGACCCAAGATTTAGAGACACGGAGAAAATAAAAAAAGACCTCCCCATTAACTTAACTGGGGCGGCCTTAGACGAACTACCAATCGAAACTTTAGACATACATAATCTGACAAAAAACGGAATTCCGCTTACTGAGAAACAGAAGAAGAACCTTGTGAAAATTTTGAATTCTGCTCTTGATCTGATGGACCTGGAATAG
- a CDS encoding ATP-binding protein, which yields MLHIKRIEIKDWLGIKELNVSPGKINKVDGDSGAGKTSLIEGLEKALTNNSRRTEVISHGQEEAELFVELTDGLQITRKVRAEKADYLKVKHDSKAVNSTEGFLRKLINGEIFRPIEFVQKDVKEQTKIILNMLQIDWTVEDIKSWFGEMPEADYQLHILQILQQIESAYFEERSSINREINLLRANIEGIKRDLPPNYDGEIWRGVNLQELYRKLSNAEDANKRLEEAQRLVDSLALRMDDIRQRAATVREGKRLEYKRQRDSLHTSISVIIRTIEDEQAKIDAVDRRISDEHIRLDNQLQQEIERLKAQFTAKKQVAKDTIQQEADQSRAFISEYQSQLSEAGTKLGNVEALERKDIERIDEYEQQQIELEQTKTGNAQQVVAETEWSDPAPLKAAADEATQMKEFLREWERMNDIIREKLAPKEARAADLTAKIEKARELPKELLKTAALPVDGLTVDDKGRIRINDTLIDGLSEGEALDFAFKLAKAQSGPLKVICIDGYQNLGSKQQEILESAQHDDYQYFLLSTVKGKDLEIETLEG from the coding sequence ATGCTCCATATTAAGCGCATTGAAATCAAGGATTGGCTGGGGATCAAAGAGCTGAACGTATCCCCAGGCAAGATCAATAAAGTGGATGGTGATTCCGGCGCAGGCAAGACCAGCCTCATTGAGGGACTGGAGAAGGCCCTGACGAATAACAGCCGGCGCACGGAGGTCATCAGCCACGGGCAGGAAGAGGCTGAACTGTTCGTTGAACTGACAGACGGCTTGCAGATTACCCGGAAGGTCCGGGCTGAAAAGGCTGACTATCTCAAGGTTAAGCACGATAGCAAAGCTGTGAACAGCACGGAGGGCTTCTTGCGGAAACTGATTAACGGCGAAATTTTCCGGCCGATTGAGTTTGTGCAGAAGGATGTAAAGGAGCAAACGAAAATCATCCTGAACATGCTGCAGATTGACTGGACGGTTGAGGATATCAAGTCATGGTTTGGGGAGATGCCGGAGGCTGACTACCAATTGCATATCCTTCAGATTTTGCAGCAGATCGAATCAGCATATTTCGAAGAGCGGTCCAGCATCAACCGCGAAATCAACCTGCTGCGGGCGAATATCGAAGGGATTAAGCGCGACCTTCCCCCGAACTATGACGGTGAAATATGGCGTGGGGTTAACCTGCAGGAGCTCTATCGGAAGCTGTCTAATGCAGAGGATGCCAATAAGCGGCTGGAAGAAGCTCAGCGTCTTGTGGATAGCCTGGCTCTGCGTATGGACGACATCCGGCAGCGGGCGGCTACAGTGCGGGAAGGCAAGCGCTTGGAGTACAAACGGCAGCGGGATAGCTTGCACACATCAATCTCTGTAATCATCCGCACCATTGAGGATGAGCAGGCCAAAATTGACGCTGTAGACCGCCGGATCAGTGACGAGCATATCCGGCTAGATAATCAGCTGCAACAGGAGATTGAGCGTCTTAAAGCTCAGTTTACCGCGAAAAAGCAAGTGGCGAAGGATACCATCCAGCAGGAAGCCGACCAGTCCCGAGCCTTCATTTCTGAATATCAAAGCCAGCTTTCAGAGGCCGGCACCAAGCTGGGCAATGTAGAAGCTCTGGAACGCAAGGATATTGAGCGTATCGACGAATACGAGCAGCAGCAGATCGAACTGGAGCAGACGAAGACTGGTAATGCTCAGCAGGTAGTAGCTGAAACAGAATGGTCTGATCCGGCTCCTCTGAAGGCGGCAGCGGATGAAGCCACACAGATGAAAGAGTTTCTGAGAGAGTGGGAACGGATGAACGACATCATCCGGGAGAAGTTGGCTCCGAAGGAAGCGCGGGCTGCGGACCTGACCGCGAAGATTGAAAAGGCGCGCGAGCTGCCAAAGGAACTGCTTAAGACCGCCGCACTGCCGGTAGATGGGCTGACGGTAGATGACAAAGGCCGTATCCGAATTAATGACACGCTTATAGACGGTTTGTCTGAAGGTGAGGCGCTGGACTTCGCGTTCAAGCTTGCCAAGGCTCAGTCAGGACCATTGAAGGTGATCTGCATTGATGGATACCAGAACCTCGGCAGCAAGCAGCAGGAGATCCTGGAGTCTGCACAGCACGATGATTATCAGTATTTCTTGCTCTCTACTGTAAAGGGCAAAGACCTGGAAATTGAAACCTTGGAGGGATAA
- a CDS encoding helix-turn-helix domain-containing protein, giving the protein MAYLLGECLLPDRLKEKGIKPVDFARHMKCSRSFVSQLISGESKMSLEFAINAAHYLNCRVTDLYVLNWSGNRSE; this is encoded by the coding sequence ATGGCATACCTGCTCGGGGAATGCCTGCTACCAGACCGTTTAAAAGAAAAAGGTATTAAACCAGTCGATTTTGCTCGGCACATGAAATGTTCCCGCTCCTTTGTGAGCCAATTGATTTCTGGAGAATCCAAAATGTCACTAGAATTTGCGATCAATGCGGCCCATTATCTTAATTGCCGGGTAACTGACTTATATGTATTGAATTGGTCTGGTAACAGGTCAGAGTAG
- a CDS encoding accessory gene regulator ArgB-like protein, whose amino-acid sequence MIERLSIVTARAIKRAAPDHRASEAVLKFALEGVYNVVFILVLTLTISLLTRKISEVSVMLLSFAVLRQITGGVHLRSGVLCVLTTTTMFTLFSFVEMSRKMNFYMSIISIFCVVIFAPSRIERQSRIPKRYYPILKLAGVLVVSVAFFVDYSALSLSFFVQSLTLIRLKGGDIHD is encoded by the coding sequence ATGATTGAAAGGTTATCCATTGTAACGGCCAGAGCCATTAAGAGAGCCGCACCCGATCATCGAGCAAGTGAGGCAGTTTTGAAGTTTGCCTTAGAAGGTGTATATAACGTAGTCTTTATTCTAGTTTTAACCTTGACTATATCACTTCTAACAAGAAAGATTTCAGAAGTTTCTGTAATGCTCTTATCATTCGCTGTTCTTCGTCAAATTACTGGAGGAGTTCATTTAAGATCCGGAGTTCTCTGTGTATTAACAACGACAACAATGTTCACATTGTTTTCTTTTGTCGAAATGAGTCGGAAAATGAATTTTTACATGTCGATTATAAGCATATTTTGCGTAGTTATTTTTGCTCCATCTAGAATTGAGCGACAAAGCAGGATTCCAAAAAGGTATTATCCGATACTAAAATTAGCCGGTGTTTTGGTGGTGAGTGTGGCTTTTTTTGTTGACTATTCCGCATTATCATTAAGTTTTTTTGTTCAGTCATTGACGCTTATTCGCTTGAAAGGAGGTGACATTCATGATTAA
- a CDS encoding helix-turn-helix domain-containing protein has protein sequence MFKITLRAARVNKGMSQGEVAVEVNKSVDTVQKYEEDSTNIPHAFLLELLDLYDVPDEHIFLGKESVKTGFRKRLYQRKTV, from the coding sequence ATGTTCAAGATTACACTTCGAGCGGCAAGAGTCAATAAGGGGATGAGTCAAGGTGAAGTGGCGGTGGAAGTTAACAAGAGCGTTGATACTGTTCAAAAATACGAAGAAGACTCTACTAACATACCACACGCATTCCTCCTTGAATTACTGGATCTTTATGATGTGCCGGATGAGCATATTTTTTTGGGTAAAGAATCCGTAAAAACCGGATTTAGAAAACGTCTTTATCAAAGAAAGACTGTGTAG
- a CDS encoding LytTR family DNA-binding domain-containing protein, with amino-acid sequence MVILSVTKDHAGKRGLYPLPVEDILYLRFSSKYRCVVVTTAVREYYTTGTLNYWTEVINNSGFRFSLADRTASINLMKVVQVDRFSKTAFFDGDEKCMLSEKGYKTLMKEILALQLNCIFS; translated from the coding sequence ATGGTCATTTTAAGTGTTACTAAAGACCATGCCGGAAAACGTGGATTATATCCTTTGCCTGTCGAGGACATTCTTTATTTGAGATTTAGTAGCAAATACAGGTGTGTGGTTGTCACTACAGCGGTACGGGAGTATTATACAACAGGTACATTGAATTATTGGACTGAGGTCATCAACAATAGTGGTTTTAGATTTTCTCTTGCGGACCGGACAGCATCTATTAACTTGATGAAAGTCGTTCAAGTGGATCGTTTTTCCAAAACGGCTTTTTTTGATGGAGATGAAAAATGCATGTTATCGGAGAAGGGGTATAAGACTCTGATGAAGGAAATATTGGCATTACAGTTAAACTGTATATTTTCCTAG
- a CDS encoding helix-turn-helix domain-containing protein has translation MSALSFGEYLKQLRKAKGFKTARMFARKVGISNATISRIESGEIGTSPQMIRKLSESLGVTHPAS, from the coding sequence ATGAGTGCTCTGTCATTCGGTGAATATCTTAAGCAACTCAGGAAGGCCAAAGGATTCAAAACTGCCAGAATGTTCGCCAGAAAAGTAGGCATATCAAATGCGACCATTAGCAGGATCGAATCCGGCGAAATTGGAACAAGTCCCCAGATGATTAGAAAGTTATCCGAATCATTAGGCGTTACTCACCCGGCCTCATGA
- a CDS encoding RecT family recombinase, translating into MTVAIETQVQETLDRILDSKHDALPSDFKKKRFSENCKVYVAEEKDLHKYTIDDIVANLFKGAVLGLDFLAKECHLITGGVDLKFQTDYKGEMKLTKKYSVRPMLDVYAKNVREGDIFREQIIEGRPAIHFDPLPFNASKIIGSFAIALFQDGGMVYESIPAGEIEEIRKNYGKSLGDAWEKSQGEMYKRTVLRRLCKTIETDFDAEQRLIYEMGGAFEFTKQPTRSRQQSPFNPPEESEVIQNDRAAETDQG; encoded by the coding sequence GTGACCGTAGCTATTGAAACCCAAGTCCAAGAGACCTTGGATAGAATACTTGATTCCAAGCACGACGCGCTTCCGAGTGACTTCAAAAAGAAACGGTTTTCGGAAAACTGCAAGGTGTATGTGGCCGAGGAAAAGGACCTTCATAAATACACCATCGATGATATTGTAGCTAATCTGTTCAAAGGCGCGGTATTGGGGCTGGACTTCCTGGCTAAAGAGTGCCACCTGATTACGGGAGGCGTCGACCTCAAATTTCAGACGGACTACAAAGGCGAAATGAAGCTCACCAAGAAATACAGTGTCCGCCCAATGCTGGACGTATACGCCAAAAACGTACGGGAAGGCGACATATTTCGGGAACAGATCATTGAAGGTCGCCCGGCAATTCATTTCGATCCACTGCCGTTCAACGCCAGCAAGATCATTGGTAGTTTTGCAATTGCCCTCTTCCAGGACGGCGGCATGGTCTATGAATCAATTCCGGCAGGGGAAATTGAGGAGATTCGCAAGAACTACGGCAAATCCCTCGGGGACGCCTGGGAAAAGAGCCAAGGTGAAATGTACAAACGGACGGTGCTCCGCCGGTTGTGCAAGACGATTGAAACGGACTTTGATGCAGAGCAGCGCCTTATCTATGAAATGGGCGGGGCATTTGAATTCACCAAGCAGCCGACACGATCCCGGCAGCAGAGCCCGTTCAATCCTCCAGAGGAAAGCGAGGTGATCCAGAATGACCGAGCTGCTGAAACTGACCAAGGATAA